In Xenopus tropicalis strain Nigerian chromosome 5, UCB_Xtro_10.0, whole genome shotgun sequence, one genomic interval encodes:
- the irak1bp1 gene encoding interleukin-1 receptor-associated kinase 1-binding protein 1, with protein MAAPVQASRVFASLQPADSAAAHTGELEAGILMQGGREVRVSGTAELSASPDRARVTIALSSSKAAAAEAKGSVQRRLDYIVQSLRQGGVTEENITVSKEFYRISNAYQMEATVSVIFSDFNKLWSSCNLLVEKLDNSVNISPPHFYHTADCLEKLRREVCLGAVTNARRKAQEVCRLVGHSLGKALVIREEEMREWEDQTEADIKMKTATIYAASKVLATFEIKGKERHKKNR; from the exons ATGGCTGCGCCGGTGCAAGCGTCCCGTGTGTTTGCTTCCCTACAGCCTGCGGACTCGGCGGCCGCACACACGGGCGAGTTAGAAGCCGGTATATTAATGCAGGGAGGGCGGGAGGTGCGAGTGAGCGGGACCGCGGAGCTGAGCGCCTCTCCTGACAGGGCCCGAGTCACTATCGCACTCTCCAGCAGCAAAGCCGCAGCGGCCGAGGCCAAGGGCAGCGTTCAGAGGCGCCTGGATTACATTGTACAGAGCCTGCGGCAGGGGGGAGTCACG GAAGAAAATATAACAGTATCCAAGGAATTTTACAGAATATCAAACGCATACCAGATGGAAGCAACG gtAAGCGTTATATTCAGTGATTTTAATAAACTTTGGAGCAGCTGTAACTTACTTGTTGAAAAACTGGACAACTCGGTAAACATAAGCCCTCCACATTTCTATCATACAGCAGATTGCTTGGAAAAACTGAG GCGGGAAGTTTGTCTTGGGGCAGTCACGAATGCCCGGCGAAAAGCTCAAGAGGTGTGTCGTTTGGTTGGCCACTCGCTGGGGAAAGCTTTAGTCATCAGAGAAGAAGAGATGAGGGAATGGGAAGATCAGACAGAAGCAGACATAAAAATGAAGACTGCCACAATATATGCAGCTTCAAAAGTTTTAGCAACCTTTGAAATTAAGGGAAAAGAGAGGCACAAAAAGAACAGATAA